The Elgaria multicarinata webbii isolate HBS135686 ecotype San Diego chromosome 11, rElgMul1.1.pri, whole genome shotgun sequence genome segment atgattctatgattctatggtactgGTTTagcccaaggcaccctgaggctgaagcagattggtaccAAAGCCTTGGGGTACCTTGGGCCAATTCGGAGGAGCACTGGGCCACTCCCCCCACCTGCCTGGAAAAGCTGGCACAAGGCCAGTCacgagtccattggactcacctccctctccttcctcaacctccccacccccaccattgcCACCTGCTGCCAAGACTCACCTATAAATCACGTCCTCCTTTCAGAGAGCCAAGCTGCAATTTACGGTTGAGGTCACAGCGGCTCTCTgtttatggccacaaactatggtggccataaagagaCATGGGCTTttacagccaccatagtttgtgtccatagatatagtaaagATAGAGAGCCACTGTGATCTCACCTGTAAAATGCAGCTCGGCTCTCTGGGAAGAAGATGCAATttacatgtgttttgttttgtttttaactgagagACTAAAAAGCCTGGTCTTCACCATATGAAATTTCTGGATCATTTTTGAAagtagccccacatataatgcattgtagCAATCAAAACAAGTGGCTTCCAGAGTGTGGATAATTGtagttaggctatctctgtccagatagagtcgtaggcaggatctacacttctgctttaaagtggtttataacagtagtgacaactggtgGGGCGTAGGACACACTCTCTATAGTtattgaaccattttcaaagtgtcatatcctgcttggtgtagatctggtgtaGATATATAGTTAGTGTATCAGCCTAAGCTCAAAAAGGTGCTCCGTGCCACCAAAGTcacctgggcctctagtgacaGTCTTGGATCCAAGAATACTCCCAAACTATCAGTATGATCCTTTAGGGATATGGCAaacccctccagaacaggctgaatatCAGTCAACCAGGCAGAGGAACCACCTCTTAACAGTATCTTTGTCTTAGCTGGATTGAGTCTTACTTTATTGCCCCTCAACCAGTCCATTACCCAATGATTCTGGACCTCCACTGGCTCACCTGGGGTTAACAAAAAAGAGAATTTAAGCTGCATGTCATCTGCATATAGGTGATACCTCAGTCCACATTGCTCagtaacctcccccagcggtttcatgttgATATTGAACACCAAAGGGGATAAAACAGAGCCATGTGGCACCCCATGGCATCACCGCCAAGGGACAGgacaataatcccccagcaccaccttttgcaATTGGCCATCAAGTAGGAGCAGGACTCCTGCAATGCAGGATCTCCAACACTCAGCCCAgatagcctatccagaaggacaccatggtcaatggtattgaaagctgctgagaggtccaagagagtcaaCAAGGTTGCATTGGTTCTGTTTCTCTTGGCAACGGTCATCCCACAGAGTGACCAagacagtttccattccaaatccAGATCTGtggcctgattgaaatggatgtaGGTAAtcaatttcattcaagagtgcctggagttggctGGCAACCTCTGGTCTAGTTTTTTTGATATATTGGATTTACCTTTCTTACAGCATTTCTacatgaatgatttattgcacactgaAGATTGGTCACTTGTGCAAGCTTTACACAGCAGTGTCAgcttccaggacatctcctgagaTTTCCtccctttatcctgcttttaaaaaaatcggagATAAACATGGTTAATCCGATATATTACtaccgccatctagtggctgtgtaATGAACCCTAACAGAATTTAGGGTCCTcaggggcttccacacacagtcttcggggcgccccgaaagcgcttcagggtgccccgaaagtcctagtgtagctacctggtcagaagagatggaggaagaggcagcggcggcgaaaagttcccagggctcagcggcttccttgccgccgagcccaactccccgccggcctcctgctgccggcaaaagagccacccaggttggagagctcggcggaagcagaagccccagtaaggatgcaggattttagcctggtgtggtgaagcccCTTTGGGTTATTTTTGATCTTTCTGAAAGTgggagtggcgggggggggggttgatgacatcgtgtaaaggacctgaaaatgtctgtgagtgaccaatcacaagcgtgcaatacaTCACTCATATAGAAATGTTTCCGATGTGGTTCAGTGGATCTGGCTGTCAGACTGTTTAAGCTCCAACATACAACCTTCAGCTCTCTCCACTTGTAGATTTGTAAGTAATCCCAACTACAAGCCTCCAGTGATTTCCCTCCAAAGGGAAAACCAAAGTATGCACTGTGCCCCTGGGACATCTCTCTCTTTGGAGGAGTAGGGAGAACATAACAATATCTAGCCACAGGCAACTAAGACAATTGCCAAGGGAGGCAACTGCAACAATGCTACTTCCTTCTGCAACCCAGGGCAATGGAGCTAAGCACCACTGCCACCTTTGCTTGTCAGCTACCTCAATGTCTTTGCAGTGAGTGCCTTAGAGGGAAAAgcaactttatttattcatttattagatttatataccgacccaagccaaagctctctgggcagtttactttaCTTCTTAGTAAGAAATTAGGTGGACACCTGCAGGCTTTTCCTTGCTTTTCTGTATGTCAAAGGGATCGTGtctaactttattttaaaataatgaaaactaAGAAATGAGAGACAAGCTGGCATACTGCCAAGGAGGTAAGAGTCCAGCCCTTGCGCACACTATTGTGGCCAGGCAGCTGGGTCTGAACAAGCACAAGTGTCAAAGACCATCCATCTTGGCTCTCTTCACTCTGCTTTCATTGTTGGTCAAGAAGTAGGGCAGTGTGGCCCCCAGATGttactggactacaattcccattactcctgaccattggccactcTGCTTGGAGCTGATTTGAATGGATACAGATTATCCAGGCCTGGAGCAGGGAGATAGAAGTCACAGCTCCTCAGCTGGATCTTGGGTGGTCATCATTGTCCACTGCTTTGCGTGCATAAACAAAACAGAGAACGCAAACAAGCAGGGCGCATGCAGATCTTTGGAATGTCTCCACGCTCTTTATTGACTGTTCTTAGACAGCAGACCCATTATCAATTTCTAGCGGCAACAGAAGTCAAGCATTCCAAATCTAATCTTATGCATAACTCTGCCTtaatttctgtattttaatcattcATACTTCATAGTCACAGTAATACATCAATGCAAACGGTCAtgttccaaaaaagaaagaaagaaagaaaagaaaagaaaagaaaggggacaATAGAGACCAACAGCTTTAGAGCCGCCTCTCACTCTGCAAGCCCGCTCTCCACCATACCTCTCCCTACAGCCATACAATTCTGACAGGTCGGACTGCTACATTCCTTGGATTTGAACCCACTGCAGAAATGGTGCATGCACCCAGTTACCCTATataaatctgcttccctgccaaAGGACACAAAGCTTAGTGCCGCAGGACAAATTTCCCCCTTCCAATGGTATTGTAGAAGCCTCTGGTGCCATCTGGCCCCTGAGGAAGGCGGATCACCTCTGGCTGGACACCAAATGATTCAGACATCCGTTTGGAAATGGCCACTGAGCTCAAGGGATCTGGTTTCAGTGGGAGGACTTGACTGCAGGCTGGTCCACACTGCTTTGGCATCCACAAGTTCCCAGTACCTACCCTACTGTCCCAGCAGGAGTCAGATGACTTCGGTAATTCAGAAGTGCCTTTGCCAAGCTTGGGTGCAGAGAGAGGTGAGGGGCAAAATGGCCAAGCCAAAGACTTGTGCAGTGGGAGGGGCCCTGCATATGGGATGCTGAAGAAATTGGGTTTGAATGCCTGGCCAGCAGAGTTGCAGAAGCTGGTGGTTGGCCAGACTGGAGCAGAGAGGAAATTCCGTGGCAGGATGGGAGTGGAAACTGGAGTACTGTCTGACTCAGTGGATGAACTGTAGAAGAAGGAGTCTTCAAGAGCATGTTGGAGGCCTTCGGGCAACATGCTGGTCCACTTTCTAGATGTCTTCTCCATCTCCTCACCATCTTCATGACTGGGCACACTCTTCTTTTTGGAACCCCTTCCAGAGAGGCTGACCACTTTGATGGCTTCCCCAGGGGATGAGACCTGGTTGTGGCTGAGCTCCTCAAAGGCCTTCCGGGCACTCTCCAAACTCTCATACTCTACCAAGGCACAACACTTAGTCAAGAGTTCAGGGTACCGTGATGAATATTTCTTCACATCTGAAGGGAGCTTCTTGCCAGGCCGGAGGATGCGTATGGAGGTGATGTCACCAAATGGCCCGAACAGCTTGGTGATCTTGTCAAGAAAGGTAGTCTGGAACAGAAGTGAGGCAGGAATGGTTTGCTCATATGGAAGAACATTCCAGGCCAGCAGCATCTTACTTGGAGGGATGTTCACCAGATACCCTGGAATGgggttcctcctcctcacctttgTTCCTTCCTCATTTACTTCCAGCATCTCGGAGAACTGCAGAGCATAGAGCGTCACCCGCCAATCTCGGGTTAAATACTTCACCttgtggtttaaaaaagaaaagaaaaaggggggagaaagtTTTACTTGCTTATGTTTTAAAGAGAGGATTTCTTACAGTTCTTTCATGGTTACTTGTTTTTCTAAGAGATGAAAGAACAGATACATGAGACAATTTCTTCTGCTGATAGGGTCGACACCAGACATGTTGTGCCTCCTGGCAACCTGCATCGCACAGTCCAAGAGCTGCCATCCCAGCACACTCTACAATATTTCTGAGATAGTTGAACCATTTAGTGTTCATATTTGATTTTTCAATTGATTGAGCTGACAAGTGTGCAATTAGCATGACATGCAGCATGGTGATGTCTCTAGttatgagtaggggtgtgcacggaccccccgctccgcttcacttgcagatccgcga includes the following:
- the LOC134406591 gene encoding la-related protein 6-like, which produces MSLCNPAMALRFDSQMKCSTPVPVQGGTFSALHFFPRPSRSSPLLSQEELVESLDGSPCDLNDLSPRLFEGSDCSMPDFQLARRIISQVEFYLSDENLSKDAFLLKHVQKNKMGFVSIKLLTSFKKVKYLTRDWRVTLYALQFSEMLEVNEEGTKVRRRNPIPGYLVNIPPSKMLLAWNVLPYEQTIPASLLFQTTFLDKITKLFGPFGDITSIRILRPGKKLPSDVKKYSSRYPELLTKCCALVEYESLESARKAFEELSHNQVSSPGEAIKVVSLSGRGSKKKSVPSHEDGEEMEKTSRKWTSMLPEGLQHALEDSFFYSSSTESDSTPVSTPILPRNFLSAPVWPTTSFCNSAGQAFKPNFFSIPYAGPLPLHKSLAWPFCPSPLSAPKLGKGTSELPKSSDSCWDSRVGTGNLWMPKQCGPACSQVLPLKPDPLSSVAISKRMSESFGVQPEVIRLPQGPDGTRGFYNTIGRGKFVLRH